In Muribaculum gordoncarteri, the genomic window CGGGTTTGCATATTTTTCGGTAAGCCTGCTCGCTCTGCTCATGTTTCCTCAGTGGATACGCTATCTTGCGTTATGTAATGTGTGCTGCCTCCCGTTTACATTCTGGAGTATATTGTATCAGCGATTCCGCGCCCACAAGTGGTGTACGCTGTGTGTCAGCGTGCAGGCAACGTTGTGGCTGCTGTTTTTCTGCTATCTTTCGGGCGGATGGCTCAAGGGCGTTTTCCCGTTGAGGATCGAATTCTTTGTGCTTGGCGTCACCTACCTTACGGTGCTGTTGCTGCTGAACAAGATTATGCCCCAATTTGACAATACGGTTGTAAACTATGAAAGCAATGAAACGAATAGTCAAGCCTGAGCTTCCCGATGCCAAGGTGCTGTCGCCGCTTGAATTGAATAAGTATCGATTCTCCGACAAGCACACCGTGCTTACTCCCGATCAGCTTGAAAAACTTGCAGCGTCGGATGCTGATGTTGAGGAGAGTAAGCCGCAATAAATGCGTTACATTGCAAAAAATTGATTACTTTTGTCACTGCATAACATTATTTATTGGAAATGATATATTTTGACAGTGACTACATGACGGGGGCACATCCCCTGGTTATTAAGCGTCTTAATGAAACCAACAGCCTGCACACCGTGGGCTACGGGCGTGACGAGTTTACAGCCGAGGCAAGGCGCATGATTCTTGATGCTTGCGGAATTGATGACGGCGAGGTCTATTTCCTGGAGGGCGGCACTCAGACCAATGCCGTGGTTATCGATCGCCTGCTTGACCATAACGACGGCGTGATTGCAACCGATACCGCTCACATAAACGTGCATGAGGCTGGTGCGATTGAGGCTACGGGTCACAAGGTGTTGGCGTTACCTAATCATGATGGAAAATTGAGAGCCTGTGACATCCGCGATTACATTGCCGATTTCTATCGTGACGACACGCATCACTACATGGTGCGTCCCGCCATGGTCTATATATCCTATCCCACCGAGCTTGGCACCATATACTCGCGTGACGAGCTTGAGGCCATTTCAAGTGTGTGCCGCGAAGCCGATGTGCCGTTATATATCGATGGCGCGCGTCTTGCCTATGGACTTGCCGCCGAGGGGGCCGACCTGTCACTGAAGGACATTGCATCGTTGTGTGATGTGTTCTATATAGGAGGCACCAAGTGCGGTGCGCTTTTCGGCGAGGCTGTGGTGACGCGCCGTCCCGAACTGTTGCCTCGATTCGTGTCGCTTATAAAGCTTCGTGGAGCCACGCTTGCCAAGGGGCGTTTGCTCGGTGTGCAATTCTCGACGCTGTTTACCGATGATCTGTATTGCTCAATCGGGCGTCATGCAGTGGCACTTGCCATGAAGTTAAAATCGGGATTTGTCAAGAAAGGCTATCGATTGTACATGGATTCACCCACCAATCAGCAATTTTTCGTCATGCCCAATGATAAGATTGACGAGTTGAGGGAAGTTGCGTCATTTGAACTGTGGGGTCCCAAGGGCGATGTGGAAACACCGGTGCGATTTGTTACCGACTGGGCCACTACCGAGCGTGACATCGATGAGCTGATTGCTGCGCTTTAATTTAGCGATAACATAATACCGGCCGACGGGTTAGTGACATTCACTCCGTCGGCCGGTATATTTTTTATTCAACAGTGAGTTGAGTTACTATTCCACGCCAAGGTCCTTGAATGTGCGTGGTGCGGGAACGGGAGGCAGGGGTTTGCGGCTCTTAAGCTCTTCAAGTATCACTTCGATTGCCTTGTCGAGTTGCTGGTCGATACCCATTTGCTCCTTTATGGGGTCGTTGTCGATGAGAATGTCGGGGTCGACACCGTGATTCTCCACAATCCACTGGCCGGTCTTGGCATCGTAATTGGTGAAGAATGGGACTCTTACATCGGTGCCGTCCATGTAGGGGAGCGAACCGCTGATGCCGATTATGCCTCCCCATGTGCGGGTACCTACCACTTTACCAAGACCTGTGGCCTTGAAGCTCCACGGGAAGAGGTCGCCGTCAGATGCCGAATACTTGTTGATAAGCAGAACCTTCGGTCCCACAAGTGTTGCATCGGGTATTGTCCCCACTTTGGACGATGTGCGGCTCATGGTCATGCGGTAGGGTTCGCGCAGAAGTCGCTCGATGAGCATAGGCGACACGTTGCCGCCACCGTTGGCACGGTCGTCGATAATGAGTGCCTCTTTGTCGAGCTGGGGATAGAAGTAACGCGCAAACTCGTTAAGACCCTCGGGACCCATGTCGGGAACATAGATGTAACCTACGCGTCCGTTGGTGGCTTTCTCCACTTTCTTGATGTTGTTCTGCACCCAGTTGTAGTGATAGAGCGGCTCTTCGTCGGCTATCGGCTCCACTACGATTTTGTGGGCGCCCTTCTCCGACGGTGTCGAGTTTACGGTGAGCTCGGTGAGCACGTTGGCTTTGCCTATGAGCAGGGTGTAGATGTTGTCGGTTTCGGTGGTGGGCACGCCGTCGATAGCCACGATGTAGTCGCCTTCGGCCACCTCTACTCCGGGTTCGGCAAGTGGTGAGCGTAACGAGCGGCTGTAGACAGCTCCGGGTATTATCTTGTCGATGCGGTAGTAGCCGCTCTTGTCACGGCTGAGCTCGGCGCCGAGAAGTCCCATGGGAATGCGCGTGATAGTCTTTATCTGGCCGGGGTTTACGTATGCGTGACCGCATGCGAGTTCGGCGATCATCTCGCCTATGATGTAGTTGAGGTCGTAGCGGGTCTTGGCGTAGGGGAGCAGTGCCGCATATTTCTTCTTTATTGCGTTCCAGTCGACTCCGTGCATGTTCTCAAGATAGAAGCCGTCGCGGAATGCACGCCATGTTTCATCGAATATCTGAGGCCATTCCTGGGCATAGTCTACCGGAGCTATCATGTTGCTCAAGTCGACGCTCTTGCCGAGCTTGACATTTGACATCGGAAGATCGGTGATGTAGAGGTTGCCGCGGGAGTAGAATGTCGCCTTCCTGCCGTCGGGTGACACTGACATCGAAGCGCCGTCGGCAATATTGGTGTTTTCGCCTTTCTCGAGGTCAAACATGTTCACGCTTCCACCGTTGCGGTACCACACTTTCTTTCCGTTGGAGTATATGGGGCTGTAGTTGCCCGATGCGAGAGGAAGCTTTACAAGTCGTGACGGTAGTCCGTCGGTGTCGATGTTCACTGTCGATGAAGCCTTGGCAGGTTCGTCGGCTTTTGCTTCGGGTGCTTTGACCGGATCCTTGTCATCTGATGGAAGCAACGGTGACGGGGTTGACTTGTCAAGCAATGCGATGTACACACCTCCCATGCGGTTGTAGACATGGTTCCACTCAGTCTGTCCGTAGGTGGGATTGAAGTCACGTTCCGATGTGAATATGATGTAACGGCCGTCGGAACTGAAAATGGGTGACGATGAGTCATACCACTTTTCAGTGACGGGATATTCCTTGCCTGAAGTGAGGTCGTAGACATAGATGACGTTCATGTTGTTGGCTCCCGATTTGGTGTAGGTTATCCATCGGCTGTCGGGTGAGTAATTTACCTGATAGAATTCGCCTTCGGGATTCTGCATGATTGTGCGCTTGCTGCCCGAAGCGGCGTCGATCTCCACGATGCGGTTCTTGCGGTCGGTGTAAAGAATCTTCTTGCTGTCGGGGCTCCAGTTGATTGAGCGGATGTAGGTGTCGTTGTCCTTGGTGAGCTGACGCGGCTTGCCGCCTTCGACATCCTGCAGCCACACTTCGGTTTCACCCGTGCGGTCGCTTATGTAGGCGATGTGCTTTCCGTCGGGACTCCATGATGCGTCACGCTCGTTGGCTCCCGGAGTGCGCGTTATGTTGCGTGTCACGCCTTTTGATGCCGGCACATCGAAAACTTCGCCACGAGCCGTTACAGCCAGGCGGTGAGCGTCGGGCGATACCGAATATCCGCTTATGAAATCCTCAACGGGCATCATCTCCTTTCGGGCGATGGTGTTGTCGGAGGCAAGTGTTATGTTGATTTTCTGGGGTTGTGCGCCTGAGCGCGGGTCATACTTGTAGATGTAGCCTCCGTTCTCGTATACGATTATGTTGCCGTTGCTGCTCGGGAACTTGATGTCATATTCGGTGTAGTCGGTCACCTTGCGGGTTTGTCCCGACTTTGTGTTGTAGGCAAACAGATTCATCGTGCGGTCACGGTCGGAGATGAAGTATATCTCATCGCCGATCCACATCGGGATTATGTCCTGTGCCACATTGTCGGTGATGTTTTTTACGGTCTTGGCTGCCGGGTCGTAGATCCAGATATCGTCGGCCATTCCTCCTCGGTAATATTTCCAGTTGCGGAACTCTCTCATCACGCGGTTGTAGGCAAGCTTCTTTCCGTCGGGTGAATAGGAGCAGAATCCGCCTTCGGGCAGGGGTATGGCGGTCGGCATTCCACCGTCGGGCGACACTGTCCACAGTTTGCCCTCAAAGCCGCTGCCGATGCGGTTGCGGTACACGATGCCCTTGCCGTCGGGCTGCCATGTCATGACGATGTTGTTGGGTCCCATGCGGTCGCCGAGGTCGTCACGTGAGTTGGTCGATGTGTAGGTGAGCCTTTCGGGTTCGCCTCCGTTGGCGGGAATCAGATATACTTCGGTGTTTCCGTCATATTGTCCCGTGAAGGCTATTGATTTCCCGTCGGGCGAGAAACGGGGAAATATCTCATATCCCTCATGTGATGTGAGTCGACGGGCTTCGCCTCCGTTCAATGGCACGGAGTATAGGTCGCCGGCGTAACTGAACACGACATCGTTGCCGTTGGTTGCCGGGAAGCGCAACAAGCGAGCTTCATCGGCTGCGTTCAGCGAAATTGATGCTGAAAACGCGATTGCAAGTAGGAGTGATTTCATTGCAGTTGGTCTTTTGGGTAAAAATTTCCGGGTATTGGTGTTAAAATATTTTCAAATATACTAATAATATTTTTAAGAATGGTTTTGCAGGGCTATTTATGGATGTATGTAGGGACATATATCGAAAAAATTGGCTAAGTTTGCACACTTAAATTGAAAATAAGGAATGAATAAGTATGATATTTGTTGTGTAGGACACATAACGCTTGATAAGATTGTAACGCCAAGACATACAGTGCACATGCCCGGAGGAACATCGTTTTATTTCGCTCACGGTATAAGCGCTCTTGACCCGTCGAAGTTTGTACTGGTGACATCACTTGCTGAAAGTGAAATGGGCGCTGTTGACGACATTCGCAAAAAGGGAGTTGAGGTAAAGGTTCTTCCGAGTCGCAATTCGGTATATTTTGAAAATATCTATGGAGAAAATCAGAATAATCGCACGCAACGTGTTCTGGCCAAGGCCGACCCCTTCACAGTGGAGGGACTGAAGGATGTAGATGCACGCATCTATCATCTCGGCAGTCTGCTTGCCGATGATTTTCCGCTTGAATTGGTTAAGTATTTGTCGACAAAGGGTGTGTTGTCGGTCGACGCTCAAGGTTATCTGCGCGAGGTACGTGGCGACAAGGTGTTTCCTATTGACTGGGTTGATAAGCGCAAGGCTCTTAAATACATAACGGTGCTTAAGGTCAACGAGCATGAATCGGAGGTGCTGACCGGTGAGAAAAATCCGTATGCCGCCGCTCGAATACTTGCCGATTGGGGTGTCAAGGAGGTGTTGCTTACGCTCGGCAGCAACGGCTCGCTGATATATGCAGGCGGTAATTTTTATGAGATTCCGGCTTTT contains:
- a CDS encoding threonine aldolase family protein is translated as MIYFDSDYMTGAHPLVIKRLNETNSLHTVGYGRDEFTAEARRMILDACGIDDGEVYFLEGGTQTNAVVIDRLLDHNDGVIATDTAHINVHEAGAIEATGHKVLALPNHDGKLRACDIRDYIADFYRDDTHHYMVRPAMVYISYPTELGTIYSRDELEAISSVCREADVPLYIDGARLAYGLAAEGADLSLKDIASLCDVFYIGGTKCGALFGEAVVTRRPELLPRFVSLIKLRGATLAKGRLLGVQFSTLFTDDLYCSIGRHAVALAMKLKSGFVKKGYRLYMDSPTNQQFFVMPNDKIDELREVASFELWGPKGDVETPVRFVTDWATTERDIDELIAAL
- a CDS encoding S41 family peptidase, coding for MKSLLLAIAFSASISLNAADEARLLRFPATNGNDVVFSYAGDLYSVPLNGGEARRLTSHEGYEIFPRFSPDGKSIAFTGQYDGNTEVYLIPANGGEPERLTYTSTNSRDDLGDRMGPNNIVMTWQPDGKGIVYRNRIGSGFEGKLWTVSPDGGMPTAIPLPEGGFCSYSPDGKKLAYNRVMREFRNWKYYRGGMADDIWIYDPAAKTVKNITDNVAQDIIPMWIGDEIYFISDRDRTMNLFAYNTKSGQTRKVTDYTEYDIKFPSSNGNIIVYENGGYIYKYDPRSGAQPQKINITLASDNTIARKEMMPVEDFISGYSVSPDAHRLAVTARGEVFDVPASKGVTRNITRTPGANERDASWSPDGKHIAYISDRTGETEVWLQDVEGGKPRQLTKDNDTYIRSINWSPDSKKILYTDRKNRIVEIDAASGSKRTIMQNPEGEFYQVNYSPDSRWITYTKSGANNMNVIYVYDLTSGKEYPVTEKWYDSSSPIFSSDGRYIIFTSERDFNPTYGQTEWNHVYNRMGGVYIALLDKSTPSPLLPSDDKDPVKAPEAKADEPAKASSTVNIDTDGLPSRLVKLPLASGNYSPIYSNGKKVWYRNGGSVNMFDLEKGENTNIADGASMSVSPDGRKATFYSRGNLYITDLPMSNVKLGKSVDLSNMIAPVDYAQEWPQIFDETWRAFRDGFYLENMHGVDWNAIKKKYAALLPYAKTRYDLNYIIGEMIAELACGHAYVNPGQIKTITRIPMGLLGAELSRDKSGYYRIDKIIPGAVYSRSLRSPLAEPGVEVAEGDYIVAIDGVPTTETDNIYTLLIGKANVLTELTVNSTPSEKGAHKIVVEPIADEEPLYHYNWVQNNIKKVEKATNGRVGYIYVPDMGPEGLNEFARYFYPQLDKEALIIDDRANGGGNVSPMLIERLLREPYRMTMSRTSSKVGTIPDATLVGPKVLLINKYSASDGDLFPWSFKATGLGKVVGTRTWGGIIGISGSLPYMDGTDVRVPFFTNYDAKTGQWIVENHGVDPDILIDNDPIKEQMGIDQQLDKAIEVILEELKSRKPLPPVPAPRTFKDLGVE
- a CDS encoding PfkB family carbohydrate kinase, producing the protein MNKYDICCVGHITLDKIVTPRHTVHMPGGTSFYFAHGISALDPSKFVLVTSLAESEMGAVDDIRKKGVEVKVLPSRNSVYFENIYGENQNNRTQRVLAKADPFTVEGLKDVDARIYHLGSLLADDFPLELVKYLSTKGVLSVDAQGYLREVRGDKVFPIDWVDKRKALKYITVLKVNEHESEVLTGEKNPYAAARILADWGVKEVLLTLGSNGSLIYAGGNFYEIPAFEPEEVVDATGCGDTYMTGYLYMRNKGASYMEAGTFAAAMCTIKLGASGPFSGTERDVLDIVNVASLA